The Arenibacter algicola region GACTTTCTTCCAGCATTTCAATTTTTTCCCCCAATACGCCAATAATGTAGATGTAGTTATCAATTACAATATCCAACAGGGCAAATAAGAGGTAATCCGTACCGCCGTTCCTAATTCTTCTTTTCTGTTTTCGGATCCGTTCCCTAACTGGTTCAAAGACGTCCCCTTTGGTTTCCTGAAAGGAAATCAAAATCGATTCGGTCAATATCAAACTCAGGTTTTCAACATTTATGGTATCGGAATTGGGGGCTTGTTGCAACATTTTTATGGAGATATAAATGCAGTTGTCGTATTCCTTAATCGTTGGTCTTGCCTGGGTGTTCATTACATCTGCCAAGACCATACGGTCAAAATTGAATTCATTAGCAATGCCCTCAATAATTTCGGTATTGTGGAGTCCGTCTATATTAAACCAGGTAACCGTGTCCTTTTCCTGATATTTTAATACCTCCTTTACCGTCTTTATGGTTTCTTCGGCCAGGCTATTGGCATCAAAATCTATTATTCTAAGCAGTACTTCATTAATTTTCTTATCTCCACGGAAGATAAGTTCATCAGGTGAAGTCCCTATTTCCTCCTTTGATTTTTTTAAGAATCTTGCCATTTTTATTTTTTTGTTGATCACATCGTTCTATGTTGATTGGGTTCATTTTTTAGAACCTGGCTGTTCATTTTTAGGGATTATTTCTGTATGGCCCGACTTAAAGTGAAGGTCCATTTG contains the following coding sequences:
- the corA gene encoding magnesium/cobalt transporter CorA, translated to MARFLKKSKEEIGTSPDELIFRGDKKINEVLLRIIDFDANSLAEETIKTVKEVLKYQEKDTVTWFNIDGLHNTEIIEGIANEFNFDRMVLADVMNTQARPTIKEYDNCIYISIKMLQQAPNSDTINVENLSLILTESILISFQETKGDVFEPVRERIRKQKRRIRNGGTDYLLFALLDIVIDNYIYIIGVLGEKIEMLEESLLLEPRQEIIGEINSYKRELNFLRKNIKPAKEVILNLAKMESDFITESTEMHFKELQDNINHASDSSDSYREILSDQLNIYHTTISSKLNDIMKFLTVFSVIFIPLTFIAGIYGTNFDVVPELHYKYSYFIMWGVIIVIAIGMLIYFRKKKWL